One window from the genome of Labeo rohita strain BAU-BD-2019 chromosome 10, IGBB_LRoh.1.0, whole genome shotgun sequence encodes:
- the LOC127171986 gene encoding probable G-protein coupled receptor 21 produces MNATELNYSTEPFCLLDIGYSQIFNTCLLEVAVILFLTVLIISGNLVVIFVFHCAPLLSHHTTSSFIQTMAYADLLVGVSCLIPSLSLLHHLEGLNEKLTCMVFSYMVCVLKSVSMASLACVSIDRYIAITRPLSYTALVTPCRLRTCITLIWLYSALIFLPSFFGWGKPGYHGDVFKWCSSWGTQPLFTAFLVAALYAPAALTVCFTYAHIFRICRQHTRQISERRARFGPQDPEPGEQACTDKRYATVLFRITSVFYLLWLPYIIYFLLESAGIYHHAIASFLTTWLAISNSFCNCLIYSLSNSAFRKGLKRLCLLCLQRSDTKKPLGDPPAPPRPACHV; encoded by the coding sequence ATGAACGCAACTGAGTTGAACTATAGCACAGAACCCTTCTGCCTTCTGGACATTGGCTACTCTCAGATCTTCAACACCTGCCTGCTGGAAGTAGCTGTTATTCTCTTCTTGACAGTGCTCATCATCTCCGGGAACCTGGTGGTTATCTTTGTTTTCCACTGTGCCCCGCTACTCAGCCACCATACCACTAGCTCTTTCATACAGACTATGGCGTATGCAGACTTGCTGGTTGGGGTCAGCTGTCTTATCCCCTCCCTGTCCCTCCTGCACCATCTGGAGGGTCTGAATGAAAAACTCACCTGCATGGTCTTTAGCTACATGGTCTGTGTGTTGAAGAGCGTCTCCATGGCCTCTCTGGCATGTGTTAGTATTGACCGCTACATTGCCATCACCCGACCTCTTTCCTACACAGCTCTGGTCACACCCTGCCGTCTTCGCACTTGCATTACCCTTATTTGGCTGTACTCGGCACTCATCTTTTTGCCCTCTTTTTTTGGTTGGGGTAAGCCAGGATACCACGGTGATGTATTTAAATGGTGCTCCTCCTGGGGCACCCAGCCCCTTTTTACCGCGTTTCTTGTTGCGGCCCTCTACGCACCGGCTGCTCTTACCGTTTGTTTCACCTATGCCCATATCTTTCGGATCTGTCGGCAACACACTCGGCAAATCAGCGAGCGGAGAGCTCGCTTCGGCCCACAGGATCCTGAGCCAGGTGAGCAAGCGTGCACGGACAAGCGCTATGCCACCGTGCTCTTCCGTATCACCAGTGTCTTCTACCTGCTTTGGCTACCCTAcatcatttactttttattagaGAGCGCAGGGATATACCACCACGCCATTGCCTCATTCCTGACCACATGGCTGGCAATTAGCAATAGTTTTTGCAACTGTCTCATCTACAGCCTGTCGAACAGCGCCTTCCGCAAAGGCCTGAAGCGGCTATGCCTGCTTTGTCTGCAACGTAGTGACACCAAGAAGCCCCTGGGTGATCCACCAGCACCTCCTCGCCCTGCTTGCCATGTGTAA